A region from the Peromyscus maniculatus bairdii isolate BWxNUB_F1_BW_parent chromosome 5, HU_Pman_BW_mat_3.1, whole genome shotgun sequence genome encodes:
- the LOC102909544 gene encoding putative vomeronasal receptor-like protein 4, producing the protein MKMIWRDLIQRLIFISLTGLGVLGNIILFVRHVYTFMGPQRKNVDVMLIHLAFVNIIIIHCIGVRNITAIFYFRNFLGDIGCKTIIYLERVARGLSICTTCLLSVVQAVTISPRTILCRKLKPQTAWQVLPFLLLFWIFYALISSNLLHYITAASSTNRSGVGMYTGYCCVLPSTHTVRWLFLSLMALRDVVFQSLMGWSSGSMALHLYKHHVRVLYLHSSRFANDSRPDIRAAHNVLTLMACFLFFYWADFIFSFYTGSTVTHDSTILNIKAFLVLSYAGLSPFVLIIRDVRIAKHCRVL; encoded by the coding sequence ATGAAGATGATCTGGAGAGACCTCATCCAGAGactaattttcatttcacttACTGGACTTGGAGTTTTAGGGAACATCATCTTATTTGTGAGACATGTGTATACTTTCATGGGTCCTCAGAGAAAAAATGTAGATGTTATGCTCATTCACTTGGCTTTTGTGAACATAATCATTATTCATTGCATAGGGGTCAGAAACATAACTGcaattttttatttcagaaacttcCTAGGTGACATTGGTTGTAAAACTATAATTTACCTAGAAAGGGTTGCCCGTGGCCTCTCCATCTGTACCACCTGTCTCCTCAGTGTGGTCCAGGCTGTCACCATCAGTCCTAGGACAATCCTTTGCAGAAAGCTCAAACCACAGACTGCATGGCaagttcttccctttctcctcctcttttggaTCTTTTATGCCCTGATAAGCTCCAACTTGCTTCACTATATCACAGCAGCGAGCAGCACAAACAGGTCTGGAGTCGGGATGTATACTGGGTATTGCTGCGTGCTGccatccacacacacagtgaggtggcttttcctctctctcatggCTCTTCGTGATGTCGTTTTCCAGAGTCTCATGGGCTGGAGCAGTGGGTCTATGGCTCTCCATCTGTATAAACATCACGTACGTGTCCTGTACCTTCACAGTTCCAGGTTTGCAAATGATTCCAGGCCAGACATCAGAGCTGCCCACAATGTTCTCACTCTCATggcctgtttccttttcttttactgggcagatttcattttctccttctacacaggctccacagtgacacacgaTTCCACAATACTCAATATAAAAGCATTTTTAGTACTTAGTTATGCTGGCCTCAGTCCCTTTGTCCTGATCATCAGAGATGTCCGTATTGCTAAGCACTGCCGTGTCCTCTGA
- the LOC102916403 gene encoding putative vomeronasal receptor-like protein 4, translating into MKWNNILHTVIFLSLAGPGIMGNILIFARHVYTSVLGTEKKPVDFIIIHLAFSNMIIICTTGIKDIATVFYFRNFLGDTGCKAVVYLARTARGLSICTTCLLSMFQAVTISPRITLWTKLKPQTSWQVLPFLLLFWIGNVLISSNLLCYIKAGGGLNMSTPRTFIGHCYMLPSRNIIKWLFLSLMTLRDVTFQSLMGWSSGSMALHLYKHHKRVLYLHSSRSENNSPPEIRATWSVLILMSCFLFFYWVDFILSFHTGFTVTHSSLSLNIKTFLELGYAGFSPYVLISRDIRVPNVLHAQ; encoded by the coding sequence ATGAAGTGGAATAATATTCTCCACACAGTAATCTTCCTTTCTCTTGCTGGACCTGGAATTATGGGAAATATCCTAATATTTGCGAGACATGTATACACGTCTGTCTTGGGCACTGAGAAAAAGCCTGTGGATTTTATTATCATCCACTTGGCATTTTCTAATATGATTATTATTTGTACCACGGGAATCAAAGACATAGCCACAGTGTTTTATTTCAGAAACTTCCTCGGAGATACTGGCTGTAAAGCTGTGGTTTATCTGGCAAGGACGGCCCGGGGCCTCTCCATCTGCACCACCTGTCTCCTCAGCATGTTCCAGGCTGTCACTATCAGTCCCAGGATCACCCTTTGGACAAAGCTCAAACCACAGACCTCATGGCaagttcttccctttctcctcctcttttggaTTGGTAATGTTCTCATAAGCTCCAACTTGCTCTGCTACATCAAAGCAGGTGGGGGCTTGAACATGTCTACACCTAGAACATTCATTGGCCATTGCTATATGCTGCCATCCAGAAATATAATCAAgtggcttttcctctctctcatgaCTCTTCGTGATGTCACCTTTCAGAGTCTGATGGGCTGGAGCAGTGGGTCCATGGCTCTCCATCTTTATAAGCATCACAAGAGAGTCCTGTACCTTCACAGCTCCAGGTCTGAAAACAATTCCCCTCCAGAAATCAGAGCGACATGGAGTGTTCTCATTCTAATgagctgctttcttttcttctattgggtagatttcattctctcctttcacaccggtttcacagtgacacacagttCTCTTTCactaaatattaaaacatttttagaacTTGGTTATGCTGGTTTTAGCCCCTATGTTCTGATCAGCAGAGACATCCGTGTTCCTAATGTCTTGCATGCTCAGTGA
- the LOC143273422 gene encoding vomeronasal type-1 receptor 4-like, whose protein sequence is MVLKVIKEIVFFFMTVLGTLGNISVSVNYMFSWWRGPEKKPIHLILIHLAFANIIILLAKGLPKTIAAFGFRNFLDDIGCKIIVYLERVARGLSICTSSLLTVVQAIIISPRASGWRRLRPKSAWHILPFFSFFWILNALISVNLIHSITSINLNMSQLENGENHCYFMLESQKTKWIFLTLMVLRDAVFQGAMGGASGYMVSLLHKHHQHVLYLQKAKLLYRTPPELRAAQSVLLLMLCFVFFYWTDCAFSLFLSLSSDLSQNDSEIMIIRKFLVHGYAVFSPLVLIHRDGLPAECWHAQWKKLRKCPSRLSL, encoded by the coding sequence atggttCTGAAGGTTATTAAGGAAATAGTTTTCTTCTTCATGACTGTGCTTGGCACTCTGGGaaacatttctgtttctgtgaattaTATGTTCAGTTGGTGGAGAGGCCCTGAGAAGAAACCCATACACCTTATTCTCATCCACTTGGCTTTTGCAAACATCATAATCCTTCTTGCTAAAGGATTGCCAAAGACAATAGCAGCTTTTGGTTTCAGAAACTTCCTAGATGACATAGGCTGTAAGATCATTGTTTACCTGGAGAGGGTGGCCCGTGGCCTCTCCATCTGCACCAGCAGTCTCCTCACTGTGGTCCAGGCCATCATCATCAGTCCCAGAGCATCTGGGTGGAGGAGGCTCAGACCAAAGTCTGCATGGCACATCCTtccattcttttcattcttttggatACTCAATGCTTTAATAAGTGTGAACCTAATCCACTCCATCACAAGTATCAACCTGAATATGTCACAGCTTGAAAATGGTGAAAACCATTGTTATTTTATGCTagaaagtcagaaaacaaagtggATTTTTCTCACCCTCATGGTCCTGAGAGATGCAGTGTTTCAGGGAGCCATGGGAGGGGCCAGTGGCTACATGGTATCTCTTCTCCACAAGCACCACCAGCATGTCCTCTACCTTCAGAAGGCCAAGCTTCTCTACAGAACTCCCCCTGAGCTGAGAGCTGCCCAGAGTGTCCTCCTTCtgatgctgtgttttgtttttttctattggaCTGACTGtgctttttctctatttttaagtCTCTCTTCAGACTTATCTCAAAACGATTCTGAGATAATGATTATCCGAAAATTTCTGGTCCATGGTTATGCAGTCTTTAGCCCCCTTGTGCTGATCCACAGGGATGGACTTCCGGCTGAGTGTTGGCATGCTCAGTggaagaaattgaggaaatgtCCCTCTCGTTTATCTCTTTAA